GCGATCAACCCGGGCAACTCCGGCGGCGCGCTCGTCGACGGCGACGGACGCCTCATCGGCATCAATGTCGCGATCGCCACCGCGAGCGGCAGCTCGGATGCAGCCGGCTCCATCGGCGTCGGATTCGCCATTCCCTCGAACATCGCTCAGCGCATCGCCGATGAGCTCATCGAGAACGGGGAAGCCACCCACGGCCTCCTCGGTGCGAGTGTCTCGCCGGCCAGCTCCGTCGAGGACGCGACGGTGCTTGGCGCCTACATCGCGAACGCGACGCCGGGCGGCGCGGCAGATGCTGCAGGGCTCCGCGAGGGTGACATCGTCACCGCGTTCAACGGCACCCCGATCAGCAACGCGCGTGACCTCACTGCCCAGGTGCGCTCGGTCGCCGCGGGCGCCGAGGCGGAGGTCACCTTCGTCCGCGACGGCCGTACGCAGACCGCCACGGTCACACTCGGAGACCTGAACTCCCTGGCCGAATGACACCAGGGGATGCTGCGCTCGCCGAGTGCGCTCCCACGGTCACGACGCCACCCCGCGATAGGCTCGCGGGGTGGCGTCGTTCTCTTTTCGCACAGGCAACGCGGGCAAGCTGCTGCGCCTGCCCCTCTTCGTCGCCGGGCGACTGGCCACCCTTCTGATCCCGCGCGGTCGCCGATGGGTCTTCGGCTGCGGCGCCGGCATCGGCGACGGCGCACTCGCCCTCTGGCGGCATGTCCAGGCGGAGGGCCACGAGATGGTCTGGCTGACCGGATCCGCCCGTGAAGAGGCGGATGCTGCCGCTCTGGGCATCCCGACGCTGCCGAAGCACAGCGTGCGCGGCTGGTGGGCGACCACCCGCGCGGGCGTCATCGTGATCACGCACGGCTTCGGCGATGTCAACCGCTACGCCATCTCCGGCGCCTTCGTCGTGCAGCTCTGGCACGGGATTCCCCTGAAACGTCTCGGATTGGACTCGCCCGTGACGGTGCAGAGTTCCTTCCTGTCGGGGTTCGCACCGCTGCGGTGGCTGCTGTCGGCCCTCTACCGAGGTGCGGCGCAGCGCATCCGCATCCTGCCTGCGGCATCGGACCGGTCTCGTGCCCGCCTGGAGTCCGCCTTCGGGCTCGGCGTGCATCAGGTGCTGGTGACCGGCGAGCCGCGCGTCGACGTGCTGTCGGCGGGCGACGCACAGACGCGGCGGGCCGCTGCGATTACCCGGAGGAATGCGGCAGTCGGGCCGTTGCCCGAAAGCGCGCGCGTCGTGCTGTACGCCCCGACCTGGCGTGACGGTGCCGCGGACCCCGCCGTTCCCAGCCCCGCCGAGTGGGAGGCGATCGGCGAGGTCCTCGAATCGCAGAACGCGGTTCTGCTCATCCGGTCGCACCCGATGGGCGAGGGCGATTACACGCCGCCGGCCGACATGCCGCGGGTGCGCATGCTCGGCGCATCCGTCGTCACCGATGTCACTCCGCTGCTCCCCGCCGTCGACCTGCTCATCACCGACTACTCCTCGCTCGCCTACGATGTCGGACTCCTCGCGATGCCCGTCATCTACTTCGCCCCGGACGCGGAGGACTATGCGCGCCTGCGGGGCTTCTACGGACGCTACGCGGAGATCGCCGGCCCTGATTTCGCACGGGACTGGGCCACGACCCTCGATCAGGTGCGACGCACCCTCGCCGACGAGACCGCGTTCACCGAACGAGCCCAGGAATCCAGTACTCTGAGCGCCGAGATGCACGCGTTCCGCGACGGTGAGAACACCGCGCGGGTGTATCGGGCAATCCGCGCACGCGGGGTCCCCGCAGCGAAGGGTTCAGCATGATCAGCGTTCGGATCGACGAGCAGAAAGAGACGCTCGTCGTCGCGGGTGAGGGGGCGAAGCCGGTCTCTGCCGTCCTGCAGGGGGCGCGCGCCTGTGTCGAGGCCCGTCTCACCGGTGGGGGAACCACCTGGAAGGCGACCTTTCCTCTGCGGCTGGCCCGCTGGGGTGGTCAGGCGCTGCCGCTGCCCAGCGGTCACTACACGCTCATCGTCGACGGGCAGGATCTCTCCGCGCTGACGCTGCCGATGACGCTCCTGCCGATTCTGCGGGCGGCCGTCAGCGGGACGGACGTCGAGATCGGCCCGCCGTTGGATCCGGTGCACAGCACACCGGAAGGTCAGGCCACGCTCGAGGGTCGCTACGCCGCGCAGTCGGGCGGGACCGAGAACGCGGTGTTCTTCGAGAGCTTCTATGGCCGCAGCACCGGATGTAACCCGGGCGCGATCGACCGCGAGCTCGCGGTGCGGGCACCCGGCGTGACCCGCTACTGGAGCGTGACCGACCTCTCCGTGGCCGTTCCTGACGGCGCGATCGCGGTCGTCGAGGGCTCGCCGGAGTGGTGGCGCGCTCGCGGCGCTGCACGTCTGCTGGTCGTCAACGACTGGCTGCGTCGGCGCTTCGTGCGCAAGCAGGGGCAGCGCGTGATCCAGACCTGGCACGGCACACCGCTGAAGCGCCTCGCCCTGCACCGGCCGGGATTCGATCCGCGTCGCATGCTCGCCGTCTTCCGAGAGTCTCGCCGCTGGGATGTGCTGCTCGCGCAGAACCCCTACGCCGAGCGGGTGCTGCGCAAGGCCTACGCGTTCCTGAACCGCCCGATCTGGGTCGACGGATACCCGCGCAACGACGTGCTGACGACGGGCGATTCCTCGGCCGTCCGTGCGCGCCTCGGCATCGCGCCGGACGAGACCGTGCTGCTGTACGCACCGACCTGGCGCGACGACCGCGCCGAGATGGTGGACTTCGTCGATCCGGAGTCTCTCGCTCAGCAGGCGGATGCGGTCGTGCTCGTGCGCGGACACTCGCGCACGATCACGTACGGTCGGGATCAGTCCGGCGCCCGCGTGATCGACGTGACCGGATATCCGGATACTGCGGAGCTCATGCTCGCGGCCGATGCGCTCATCACCGACTATTCCTCGGTCATGTTCGACTTCAGCGTCACGGGAAAGCCCATGTACTTCCTCGTGCCGGACCTCGAGCACTATCGCGGCGAGCTGCGAGGGTTCTACTTCGATCTCGGCGAACGCGCCCCTGGGCCCCTCGTGCGGTCGCAGGCGGAGCTGCTGGAGGCGCTCCAGGACGCGGGGGCCATCGCGCGCTATGCGGAGCGCTACGTGGCCTGGCAGGAGCAGTTCAACGGTCGTGACGATGGTGCGGCATCCGCACGAGTGGTCTCCCGGATCCTCGATCTCGGGTTCGTCCAGGTCTGAGGGCGTCCGCTAGGGCAACGGAGTGTTCTGTGTGCCCAGGCGGGAGGCATCCACGGTGTCACCCGCGCCGCGCACGACACCGGTGAGAAATCCCAGGCCCCACGCGAGGTGCATCGTGGGGAGAACTGCGAGCGTCCACAGGCGTTCGCGGATGCTGCGCGGCGGATCCGACGGCTTCGCAGGCAGCAGCGCCATGACGATGACGAGCAGCGCGTACGCCACGAGCGGGAGATAGACGGCAGACGCGATGAGCGAGGCGAGACCGCTGAGCACGCCGGTCAGCTGCAGCACGCCGACGACGAGTGCGAGCGCGACGTTGAGCGCCAGCGCAGGGGGCGCGAAGAACCGGATGCCGTTGCGTCGGCCGTACCGTCGAACGAGCTCGCCGCGCCAGGCGCCGGTGGCACGGAACTGGCGCGCCAGGCGAATCCAGCTCTCGCGTGGCCAGTACGTCACGGCGAGTTCGGGATCGAACCACACGAGGTGACCCGCCTGGCGGATCCGAAGATTGAGTTCCCAGTCCTCGCCTCGGCGCACACTCTCGTCGAACAGACCGACGGCATCCAGGACGTCACGACGCATGACGCCGAGGTAGGCGGACTCGGCCTCGCCTTCGCCCGCACCCACGTGGTACGCTCCGCCGCCCAAGCCCGCGGGGGAGTTGTAGGCGCGTGCCACGGCCGCCTGGAAGGGCGTGCGGCCGTCCGCGCGCATGATGCCACCGACGTTCGCCGCGCCGGTGCGCCGCAGCGTCGCGATCGCCCGGCGCGCATAGCCGGGGGAGAGTTCGGAGTGCGCGTCGACGCGCACGATCGTGGGGTAGGAGCTCGCGCGGATGGCTGCATTGAGACCGACCGGGATGTGCGCCGCCGGATTGTGCACGATCGACACACGCGGGTCGGCGGCGGCGATGCGCTCGGCCAACTCGGTCGTGCCGTCGGACGACGGACCGAGTGCGAGCACGAGCTCGGCCGGCTCATCGAGGTCCTGGGCGAGCACAGACGCGACGGCGTGCTCGAGATAGGCGCGCTCGTTGAGCACGGGCATCACGAAGGAGACACCAGGGCCGATGGCTGCTGTCTCGCGGGCGCGGTCGTTCGCTGTCACTGAACGATCATGTCACGGGTGACCCTCAGGGCGGCTGGGTAGGCTGGAGGGATGGGTGTTGTGTCAGATGCGCAGAAGTCGTATCGCCTGCTTCGTCGTGCGTTGGCCTCTCGATCCGCCGTGCAGAGTGTGCGTCGTACGCTCGCCGCACGGGAGCCGCACCCGCGCAAGCACTTCAAGATCGCGGTGTACTTCGCGGACGGCGCCGTGAACATGTATCAGATGCGTCAGTGGTACCGGCCCCTCGCCGAACTCGCGAAGCGCTGGCCGGTCGTGGTGATCTCCCGCGCCGCGACAGGGGCGCAGGCCATGCTCGGGGAAGACGCTCCGCCCGTGGCGTTCGTGCCGACGGTGCGTGACATGGAGCGCTTCATCGCGCAGCAGGACATCCGCATCGTGCTGTACGTGAACCAGAACACCCGCAACTTCCAGATGTTCCGCTACGGGCGCCGCTGGCACGTTTTCATCAACCACGGCGAGTCCGACAAGATGTACATGACCACGAACCAGTACAAGGCGTACGACTACGCACTGGTGGCCGGGCAGGCCGCGCGAGACCGCCTCTCCCGCGTGCTCTGGGACTACGACATCGATCGACGCACGATCGAGATCGGCCGTCCGCAGGCCGACCACTACTCGGGCACGCTGCCGTACACGCCGGACGAGCGCACGGTCGTCCTGTACGCGCCCACCTGGGAAGGCGACCGCCCCTCGGCGCACTACGGCTCGATCGCGAGCCACGGGGAAACCCTCGTCTCGGCGCTCCTCGCCACGGGCGAGCATCGCGTGATCTACCGGCCGCACCCCCGCAGCGGCGTCGTCGACAGTGAGTACGGCGCCGCGAATCAGCGCATCATCGCCGCGATCGCCGCCGCGAACGCGGCGGATCCTGCCGCGCACCACGTCTTCGATGACGGTCCGGAGCTCGGTTGGCAGCTCGCGGCGGCGGATGTCGCGATCGTCGACATCTCTGCGATGGTCTACGACCGTCTCGCCGCGGGCAAGCCGCTGCTGATCACGCGACCTGTGGATGAGCGCGCCTCCGTCGACGAGAGCGGTTACCTGTCGTCGTGCGAGTGGCTGTTCGCACACGCGGCACCGAAGATCGTCTCCGAGGTCGCGCGTGTGCAGGGCGACGACGACGCGACCGCACGCCTGCGGACGTGGGTGCAGCATTACTTCGGTGACACGACGCCGGGCGTCGCGACGGAGAAGTTCCATGCGGCGATCGAGACGCTTATGGAGCGCTGGGACGTGGAACACGAGCGGCACCTGCGCGACCTCGCCTCCGAGGACGAGAGCGACGACCAGGACGACGACGAGATGAGTCTCTGACCGCGAATCCTTCCCCTCGCCGACGAACTCCTCTTCGGCCGAGGTGTGCTCAGCGCTCGATCGGCTCCCATCGGCCGCCGTTCTGCCAGTACGTCTCGATGTCTTCGAGCGGGCGTCCCTTGGTCTCGGGCGCGAGGGTGAATACGAAGGCGAATGCCGCGACGGCAAGGATACCGAAGACGATGAACGTGCCGCTGCCGCCCAGCTGGGTGAGCAGCGTGAGGAAGACCCCACCGACGATCACGTTCGCGATGAGGTTCGAGGTGAGCATGACGCTTGCGCCGATCGAACGCAGATGCGCAGGCATCGCCTCGCCGGCGTAGACCCAGACGAGCGAGCCGAAGCCGAATGCGAAACCGGCCGTGAAGAGGACGAGCCCCGCGAAGCCCAGCGCGGTGAGCACGCCGGCGAACTCCCCGCCGCCGATGAGGAACACCGTGACGAGAAGCGCGTTCGCGAGCACCATGATCCCGATACCGGTCAGAAGCACTGGGCGCCGACCCATCCGATCGATCACCAGCAGTGCGATGACCACGGCGATAAGGCTTGCGAACTGCACCAGCGCGGACAGACCGAGCTTCACAGTGTCCTCGGTGAAGCCCATCGCTTCGAAGATGCGGGGGCTGTAGTACACGATCGCGTTGATGCCGGTGATCTGCACGAAGAAGCCCAGGCCCACGACGAAGATCGTCGCGCGCAGGTAGGGCCCGCGCACCAGGTCACGCCACCCGCCCTTTCGACCCGTGCGGAAGCTCGCCGTGATCGATTCCAGTTCCTTGTCGACGTCGACGTTCGTGCCTTCGATGCGCTCGAGGGTGCGTCGCGCGTCATCGGGACGCCCCTTCATGACGTACCAGCGCGCGGTGTCGGGCAGCCTCAGCAGCAGCAGCGTGACGATGATTCCGGGAATCGCCGCGAGCGCGAGCATCCATCGCCAGCTCTCGCTCGGCGCCAGCGCCATGGCGGCGAGGTAGCCGAGGATGATGCCCGAGACCGTTGCGACCTGGTACATCACCAGGAAGGCCCCGCGCGCGTGCGTCGGAGCAGACTCGGCGACGAAGACCGGCACGACCACCACCGATACGCCGATTGTGAGGCCGAGCAGGAAGCGCGCGATGATCAGAACGACGAGCGAGGGCGCCAGGCCGCAGAGCAGCGAGAAGAGCGTGAAGGTCACGGCGACGGCGACCATCGTGGGTTTGCGGCCGAAGCGGTTGGCGATCGTGCCACCGGCCAGCGCTCCGACGATCTCACCGACGACGACCGTCGTCGTCACGAGCTGCTGCTGCTCGACCGTGAGGGAGAACTCGGCGGCGATGTAGAGCATCGCACCGCCGATGTTCGAGGAGTCGTAGCCGTAGATCACTCCGACGGTGGCTGCGGCGATGCCGACGATGATCGCCAGACGGCTGGTCTTCGGGGAGGTGGTGAGATGCATGGGGACTTTCTATCGGATCACTGTTCCGGCGGAGAGGCGGTCTCGGCCGATTCCACGGCGGCGGCAGCGTCTGCCTGCGGGCTGCGCCGTACGATGGCGGCGGCCTTGCGGCCTGCCCAGCTGACGCCGCGGGCGGCGGTCCCCGCGGCTCCGGCGATGGCGGTTCCGGCGTAAGTGGCTCCGCGCAGCATCCGATTCTCCAGCCTCTCGGCCCCGGGCACCGGCTCGAGCTCAGCCGGAAGCATGACGGGCGGCACACCGAACGCCTTGCGAGAGTTGACCAGCACTCGACGGCCGAGGATGTTGTTGCCGGCGCCGCCGACCGCAGCGCCGACGCCGAAGGGCAGCGCCTTGCCGATGAAGGATGCGCCGCCGCGTGCAGCGAACTGCTTGATGAACGCGCTCTTCAGACGATCCGCAAGTGGCCCCACCGCTGCGCGGGGGAGGGTCTTGGTGACGAGTTCGCCCCAGTAGGACGATCGGGTGCCCGTCTTCCCCGCGGCCTGGCCCGCGAGCTGCGCGACGAGATCGACGCCTTCTTTGCCGAGCATGAGTGTCATCACGAGCGCCCGTGCGCGGTCCGGGTTCTCGACCGTGATGCCGTGCACCTCCGCGATGGACTGCGCGAACAAGGCCGTCGACTCCACGAAGCCCACGGTCTCGACGCCGGAGAGCGCAAGCGTGATGCCCGTCGAGATGCCCGGGATCACCGCCGTGGCTCCGACCGCTGCTCCGCCTGTGGTCACGGCGGCCAGGTAGCGGCGCTCCAGAAGACGGACGATCTCGCTTGTCGAGGCATCCGGATGGCGCAGGCGAATGCTGCGGATGTGCGCGAGAACGAGCGGGCGCTGGATCGCCAGCACGCGGTCCAGGCCGCGCACCATGAGCGGGTGCTCTTTCGAGCCTTCGGGAGGCAGTCCCGTGTCCCACGGGCTGTCGTCCGGGAGCGAGTGAATCTTGTGCACCTTCGGGGCCATGCTCGAATCCTAAGCAGTGCAGCCGCGAAGACCCCGTGAGCAGTCCGTGGGCGCGTCCGGGAACGAAGAAGGGCCGTCCCCGCGGGGACGGCCCTTCTGTCTCGTCGAGCGAGGCTCAGACGAAGAGGTTGGCGCGCTCGAGGTCTTCGGCGAAGTCCACCTCGACGGCGTAGAGGTCGGAGATGTCCATGGGCTCGAGCAGCAGACCGTTCTCGGCGATCGCGAGCTCAAGACCGCGTTCGAAGTAGTCCTGGTCGTCGACGCGCTGCAGCTGACGCATGAACGCCTGCTTGTCGGCGGAGGAGATGTAGTTGATGCCGACAGCCTCGCCGATGCCGCCCTTGACGACCTTCGAGAGCTTGTCGATGAAGCCCTCGGCCGTGACGGTGTACTTGACCTCTTCGTCGCTGACCTTCGCGGTGTTGACGGTCACGAAGGACTGGTCGCGCTCGATATAGGCGATCGCGCGGCCGAGGATGCGCGGGTCGAAGACGACGTCGCCGTTCATCCACAGCACACCCGACTTGCCGGTCGCGGCGAGGGCGCGCAGCAGGCTCTTGGAGGTGTTGGTCTGGTCGTAGCGCTCGTTGTGCACGTAGTTGACGCGCGGGAACGCCTCGATGATGGTCTCGGCCCGGTATCCGACGACCGTCGTGATGCGGGCGTCTGATCCGAAGGCGGCACGGATGTTGTCGTGCTGCTGCTGCATGATGCTGCGGCCGTCATTGAGCTCGGTCAGCGGCTTGGGGAGGGCGCGACCGAGGCGCGAGCCCATGCCAGCGGCGAGAATTACGGTCTGAAGAGTCACAGAAAAGCTCCTGTTAAGTGTGTTCACTGTCGATTTACCGACGAGACACTCCTTCGTGCCGGGATTCATGCTAGCGATCGCGCCTGGGAAGCCTCGGGAAAAGTGGCGGGCGTTGTCATTTCGTGATCGAGTCCACGGGCATTGCTCAGGGAAGGATTTCCCGCAGATCGCGCGGAAACGGCGCAAACTGTGTCGTTCTTCGCGCGCGCCGAGGCCAATCACAGACGAGATTGATAGCGTGAGTGCGTGACTGCCGCCGCGACTGAAGATCACGGGGGTGCCCCGGGGGGCGCGCCCACCGCCTCGTCGTCGACGGATGCCGTTTCGGCGTCGTCGGCCACATCAGCACCTGGCTCTGCACAGGGCGCGAAGAAGGGGAGCGGGTCGGCGAAACGCCCCGCGGCGAAGAAGACGCCGACGAAGTCCGCCGCTGCCAACGCCGCGAAGACGTCGACGACCGCGCGTCCGGCCGCCAAGACCACGGCTACCATCGGAAGGGCAGCCACACCGAGCACTGCCAAAGCCACCGCTGCCAAGACCACGGCCGCGAAGACTGCGGCGGTGAAAGCCACCGCAGCAAAGTCCGCCGCCGCGAAGTCGTCGGCCACGGCTGCGGCGAAGAAGGCCACTGCCGCCAAAGTCCAGGCCGTCAAGGCCTCCGCGTCCGACGCGGATGCTGCGAAGAAGGCCGCCGCCCGTTCGGCTGCGGCGAAGAAGGCGGCCGCAACACGTGCGGCACGCGCACGCGAGGCGGCACGAGCGGCCGAGGCCGCGGCAGCGAAAGAGAGCAAGGCTGCGCTCGTGCGCGCCGAGACAGACTCCGCTGCTCCCGCGGAGGTGGCTGCTCGCACGGCTCCCACCGCGCCCGTATCGCCCGCCACTGAGGCGGACGCTCCCGAGTCTCACGTTGTCCCGATCGACACCGTCGAGACGGTCGCGCCGATCGATGCCATCGAAACGGTGCAAGCCGTGGAAGCCGACGTCGAGTCGATCGAGGCCGCCGCTCCGGAGGATGCTGCTGAGTCGGTCCTCGACGCGCCCACAGACGAGGCCGACGCTCGCCCTGCGTCCGAGACATCGGACGAGCCGGAACCCACGAGCGACGGTGCCCCCGCCGAAGACTCGACAGAAGAATCATCCGCGACGACGATTCTCGCGGCGCCCGTCGTCGCCGACGTGGAAGGCAGCGGTGAGTACGCGCTGGAAGTGCGCGACCTCAGCAAGTCCTACGGCGACACCCGCGCCGTCGAAGCCATCTCACTGAGCGTTCCGACCGGCGCCTTCTACGGCATCGTCGGGCCCAACGGTGCCGGCAAGACGACGACCCTGTCGATCGTGGCCGGACTCCTGCGACCGGACTCCGGCACCGTCAAGGTCACCGGACTCGACCACTCCACCGGCGGAGCCAAGCGCATCCTCGGGGTGCTGCCCGATCGGCTGCGCACCTTCGACCGACTGACCGGCCGTCAGCTGCTGCACTACTACGGACTCCTGCGCGGCCTCTCTGCCGACGTGGTCGAGAAGCGCACAGCAGATCTCGCCCGCGCCTTCGACCTCACCGGTGCACTGGGGCGCGTCGTCTCCGACTACTCGGCGGGAATGACGAAGAAGATCATGCTCGCCGGCGCCATGATCC
The DNA window shown above is from Microbacterium keratanolyticum and carries:
- a CDS encoding sugar porter family MFS transporter; protein product: MHLTTSPKTSRLAIIVGIAAATVGVIYGYDSSNIGGAMLYIAAEFSLTVEQQQLVTTTVVVGEIVGALAGGTIANRFGRKPTMVAVAVTFTLFSLLCGLAPSLVVLIIARFLLGLTIGVSVVVVPVFVAESAPTHARGAFLVMYQVATVSGIILGYLAAMALAPSESWRWMLALAAIPGIIVTLLLLRLPDTARWYVMKGRPDDARRTLERIEGTNVDVDKELESITASFRTGRKGGWRDLVRGPYLRATIFVVGLGFFVQITGINAIVYYSPRIFEAMGFTEDTVKLGLSALVQFASLIAVVIALLVIDRMGRRPVLLTGIGIMVLANALLVTVFLIGGGEFAGVLTALGFAGLVLFTAGFAFGFGSLVWVYAGEAMPAHLRSIGASVMLTSNLIANVIVGGVFLTLLTQLGGSGTFIVFGILAVAAFAFVFTLAPETKGRPLEDIETYWQNGGRWEPIER
- a CDS encoding CDP-glycerol glycerophosphotransferase family protein encodes the protein MGVVSDAQKSYRLLRRALASRSAVQSVRRTLAAREPHPRKHFKIAVYFADGAVNMYQMRQWYRPLAELAKRWPVVVISRAATGAQAMLGEDAPPVAFVPTVRDMERFIAQQDIRIVLYVNQNTRNFQMFRYGRRWHVFINHGESDKMYMTTNQYKAYDYALVAGQAARDRLSRVLWDYDIDRRTIEIGRPQADHYSGTLPYTPDERTVVLYAPTWEGDRPSAHYGSIASHGETLVSALLATGEHRVIYRPHPRSGVVDSEYGAANQRIIAAIAAANAADPAAHHVFDDGPELGWQLAAADVAIVDISAMVYDRLAAGKPLLITRPVDERASVDESGYLSSCEWLFAHAAPKIVSEVARVQGDDDATARLRTWVQHYFGDTTPGVATEKFHAAIETLMERWDVEHERHLRDLASEDESDDQDDDEMSL
- a CDS encoding ABC transporter ATP-binding protein, which codes for MKATAAKSAAAKSSATAAAKKATAAKVQAVKASASDADAAKKAAARSAAAKKAAATRAARAREAARAAEAAAAKESKAALVRAETDSAAPAEVAARTAPTAPVSPATEADAPESHVVPIDTVETVAPIDAIETVQAVEADVESIEAAAPEDAAESVLDAPTDEADARPASETSDEPEPTSDGAPAEDSTEESSATTILAAPVVADVEGSGEYALEVRDLSKSYGDTRAVEAISLSVPTGAFYGIVGPNGAGKTTTLSIVAGLLRPDSGTVKVTGLDHSTGGAKRILGVLPDRLRTFDRLTGRQLLHYYGLLRGLSADVVEKRTADLARAFDLTGALGRVVSDYSAGMTKKIMLAGAMIHSPRVLILDEPFESVDPVSSGIILDILRAYVAHGGTVVLSSHGMDLVERVCSRIAVIVGGKVLAEGTVDEVRGEQSLEERFTELTRGAGEVEGLEWLHTFSA
- a CDS encoding glycosyltransferase family 2 protein, producing MTANDRARETAAIGPGVSFVMPVLNERAYLEHAVASVLAQDLDEPAELVLALGPSSDGTTELAERIAAADPRVSIVHNPAAHIPVGLNAAIRASSYPTIVRVDAHSELSPGYARRAIATLRRTGAANVGGIMRADGRTPFQAAVARAYNSPAGLGGGAYHVGAGEGEAESAYLGVMRRDVLDAVGLFDESVRRGEDWELNLRIRQAGHLVWFDPELAVTYWPRESWIRLARQFRATGAWRGELVRRYGRRNGIRFFAPPALALNVALALVVGVLQLTGVLSGLASLIASAVYLPLVAYALLVIVMALLPAKPSDPPRSIRERLWTLAVLPTMHLAWGLGFLTGVVRGAGDTVDASRLGTQNTPLP
- a CDS encoding CDP-glycerol glycerophosphotransferase family protein: MASFSFRTGNAGKLLRLPLFVAGRLATLLIPRGRRWVFGCGAGIGDGALALWRHVQAEGHEMVWLTGSAREEADAAALGIPTLPKHSVRGWWATTRAGVIVITHGFGDVNRYAISGAFVVQLWHGIPLKRLGLDSPVTVQSSFLSGFAPLRWLLSALYRGAAQRIRILPAASDRSRARLESAFGLGVHQVLVTGEPRVDVLSAGDAQTRRAAAITRRNAAVGPLPESARVVLYAPTWRDGAADPAVPSPAEWEAIGEVLESQNAVLLIRSHPMGEGDYTPPADMPRVRMLGASVVTDVTPLLPAVDLLITDYSSLAYDVGLLAMPVIYFAPDAEDYARLRGFYGRYAEIAGPDFARDWATTLDQVRRTLADETAFTERAQESSTLSAEMHAFRDGENTARVYRAIRARGVPAAKGSA
- a CDS encoding phosphocholine cytidylyltransferase family protein gives rise to the protein MTLQTVILAAGMGSRLGRALPKPLTELNDGRSIMQQQHDNIRAAFGSDARITTVVGYRAETIIEAFPRVNYVHNERYDQTNTSKSLLRALAATGKSGVLWMNGDVVFDPRILGRAIAYIERDQSFVTVNTAKVSDEEVKYTVTAEGFIDKLSKVVKGGIGEAVGINYISSADKQAFMRQLQRVDDQDYFERGLELAIAENGLLLEPMDISDLYAVEVDFAEDLERANLFV
- a CDS encoding CDP-glycerol glycerophosphotransferase family protein → MISVRIDEQKETLVVAGEGAKPVSAVLQGARACVEARLTGGGTTWKATFPLRLARWGGQALPLPSGHYTLIVDGQDLSALTLPMTLLPILRAAVSGTDVEIGPPLDPVHSTPEGQATLEGRYAAQSGGTENAVFFESFYGRSTGCNPGAIDRELAVRAPGVTRYWSVTDLSVAVPDGAIAVVEGSPEWWRARGAARLLVVNDWLRRRFVRKQGQRVIQTWHGTPLKRLALHRPGFDPRRMLAVFRESRRWDVLLAQNPYAERVLRKAYAFLNRPIWVDGYPRNDVLTTGDSSAVRARLGIAPDETVLLYAPTWRDDRAEMVDFVDPESLAQQADAVVLVRGHSRTITYGRDQSGARVIDVTGYPDTAELMLAADALITDYSSVMFDFSVTGKPMYFLVPDLEHYRGELRGFYFDLGERAPGPLVRSQAELLEALQDAGAIARYAERYVAWQEQFNGRDDGAASARVVSRILDLGFVQV